The nucleotide window CGACCGTGCAGTTGAGCATGTCTTCGTGGTCGGTATCAAGCACGATAATGTCGCCCACCTGCATGCGCAGCAACTGGTTGCCAGTGATGGTGGTGCGGCCAAAATGCACCTTCATTTCCACTGGGGTTTCCAGCAGGCGCTCTTTAAGGCGCGCCACCCATGCGTGGTCAACTTCGAGGCGTTCGGTCTGAAAGCTCGCATGCAGCTTGGAACGAATGGGTTCAATGGTGGCGTAGGGCAAGCAGATGATCATGGAGCCGAGCGCCGTGTCCAGCTCAACTTCAAATGTGATGACCACCACAACATCGCTTGGGGGCACAATGGCGGCGAACTGCGGATTGATTTCGCTGCGCACCAGCTCAAGCTTTACGTCATGTACTGGCCGCCAGGATTCTTCCATGTTTTCCAGCGCGATTTTGACAATCTTGTCTACCACGGCCTGTTCAATGCGCGTGAATTCGCGGCCCTCAACCTTGGGCTGGGAGCCCGCGCCGCCAAACACGTTTTCCACCAAAGCAAATACCAGACGCGAATCAACAACCATGATGGCATTGCCGCGCAGGGGATCCATTTTGAAAATATTGATGGAGGTTGGCACCGGCAGCGAGCGCATGAACTCGCCGAACTTGGTCATATCAATGGATATGGGGTTCAGCTCCACGCGCTTGCGCACAGAGTTTGAAAGGGCGTTGGTGCAAAGCCGCGAAAAACGGTCGTTAACGATTTCAAGCACGGGCATGCGCCCGCGGATGATGCGATCCTGATTGGCAAGGTCAAAAGACACAATGCCGGAATCGTCTTCCTGCGTTTCCGTTTCGTTTTCGATTTCCCCGCCGGAAAGCCCGCGCAGCAGGGCATCAACTTCGTCTTGCGCCAGAACTTTGTTCATACCAGCCTCGGAACAGTCGTGAAAATGTGTGTTGCGGCGTGTTTTTCCGCACACGACCACGCAGATGGAATATGCAAGATAAAGGCCAGTTTGACAAGCCGTACAGCGCCTTTTGCCAGAGCAACCGCCGAAAACCAGAGGAGTGCGCCACGCTTGCCTTTACCGGGTCTGTCAGGCACTCTTGGCGCATGTTTGTACGTCTTTTTTCGGCCAGTGACCATGCCCATGCAGACCCATGCGGCGCTGCTCCAGCCGCGCCAGCAGTGACTATTGCCGCAAGGCCGGGGCAAAGCCTTTCGCAGGCCATCTGGCTTTCGGGGCTGGTGCGCCCTTTGCCCCTGTGCGGCGGGCTTGGGCGTTGCGGGCGCTGCCGCGTGCGTTTTGTGCGCCATGCGCCGCCTTGCCTGCCTGCGGAGGAGGACGTTTTTTCCGCCCCGCAGCTGGAGGCTGGCTGGCGTCTGGCCTGCCGTCGTCAGGTGCCCGCCCCTGACACGTCTGCGGCGGGGGGCGCTGCCGCGCTTGATCTTGAGTTGCCGCCGGAGAATCTTGTTCTGCCTGCGGGAGCGCAAGCAACAGGGCATTCGTCCGGTCACGTCATAACGCCGCCGGATTTGGCTCTGGCTGTTGATCTTGGCACCACATCCCTGTGCTGGCGGGCGCTTGATATGCAGGGCCGGGCAGTGGCTGAGGGCCGTACGCTCAATCCTCAGGCCGGGGCCGGGGCGGATGTCATGTCGCGCCTTGCCGTGGCGCGCGCGCCAGAAGGGCGTGCCGTGCTGGCCGGGCTTGCCCGGCGGCAACTGCTGGGCATCATGGATTCGCTGGCGCAGTCGGGCGCGGGGCGGGTGACGCGGTTGTGTCTGGCTGCCAATACGGCCATGACGGATATTTTTCTTGATCGCGATGTGGAGGGCCTGTGCGCCGCTCCGTACAGGCTGGCGCACAGCGGCGATGAAACCGTTGCCCTGCCGGGTTTTCCACCTCTCTATGTACCGCCGCTGCCCGCGCCCTTTGTGGGCGGCGACGTGAGCGCGGGGCTGGCCGCCCTGCTGGAGGCGGATGTTCCCCGGCCCTTTGTGCTGGCCGACCTTGGCACCAACGGCGAACTTGCACTGGTAACCGAGACTGGACAGTTGTGGCTGACCAGCGTACCCCTTGGCCCGGCTCTGGAAGGTATTGGGCCTGAATGCGGCCATCTGGCTGGCCCCGGTGTGGTAACGGGCTTTACGCTCACGCCCTTGGGGCTTGCTGCGCAGTTTTATGAAAGCGCGTCCCCGGATGCAGAAAATGCAGCGGATGCGGCGCGTCACCATGCTGCGCAGGGCGCTGTTTGCCCCTGTCCTGCCTGCCAGAGCGCAAACGCGGGGCAGAACCCAGAAGGGCTTGCGGCAGGTCCTGCGGCTGGTGCTGGAGTTGGATCCTCGGGAGCTGTAGCGCGCGGCATAAGCGCCACAGGATATTTGTCCCTGCTGGCCTTGCTGCTGCGCGCGGGCGTTCTGCGCGATGACGGGCAGTTTGTGGCAAATCCGGTCATGCCATTGGCGCGCAAGCTGGCTGCCGGGCTGGAGCAACCCAATCCGGCAGGGGAACACCCGGCATCCGGCCTGCCCCGGTCAGGCGCGCGCCTGCGCCTGCCGCATGGCCTGTGGCTTGCCGCCGCTGATGTGGAGGCCCTGTTGCAGGTCAAGGCCGCCTTTGCTCTGGCTCTGGATGCGCTGCTGCGCGCGGCGGATATTCCTGCCAGCAATGTTGCGGCAGTACGTCTGGCTGGTACGCTGGGCGAATATGTCAGGCCGGACGACCTTGAAACTCTGGGCTTTGTTCCCGCTGTTCTGGCCCCGCGCATCCACGCCGTGGGCAATACTGCGCTGGACGGAGCCGCGCTGCTTGCGCTGCACAGCAAAAAAATTCCGCCTTTGGCCCGCATGTGCCGCGAGGCCGTGGTGCTTCCCCTTGTAGACGAACCGAATTTTCACACCGATTATCTGCGCCGTATGCGCTTTGGAGTATAAATGTCCGCGAAAGACGATTCTTTTAACGATTCCGATCGGCGTAGCCGCCGTTCTGGCGAGGGCACCAGCCAGCCCCGCCGCCAGTCCCCGCGCAGACCTGACGACAGGCCCGTGCGGCGCGATGGCGCGGACGGCAGATTTGCTGGACGCGATGACCGTAACGCTGGCCGTCAGGACGACCGCCGGGATAACCGCCGGGACGGGCGTGCTTCTGACCGCCGTGACGACAGGCCCGGCAGCCGTCCCAATAGCCGGCCTGGCAGCCGTCCCTCAAGGGGGCAGGATGAACGCCGTGATGCACGGCGTGATGGGAGGCGAGAAGACCACCGCGACAATCGCCGTGACGACCGACGTCCCACTGACCGCCCCGCTGATCGGCGTGACGACCGCCGTCAGGATGGACGTTCGCCAAGCGCACCCAGGGACCGCTACGGCAGGCCTGCACTCCGGCCTGAGAAGCGCGAGGGCGACAGGGACGTTGCTTCTTCCGGGCAGCGCAACTTCGAGCGCCAGAATCAGCGCCCCACAGCGCGTTCTTTTGAATCGGGGGCATGGCCTGCCGCCAGAGCGCTGTTTCCGCCGCTTTCGGCTGAAATCCAGCGTATCCTGGATATGCTGCCCGAAGCCCTGACCAAGGTGTGGCCGCTCAATACGGCCCACAAGCGTTCGCTGCCCGATGATGTGGCCCAACTTTCGCGCCTTCTGACCACAGAACGCGCAGGGCTGGCGCGTCCGTACTGGAGTTCCCCGGCCTCCATCAGCGCCTATCTGTATTATTTTCTTCCCTGGAATCTCGTGCGCCTCACGCGCCTGCTGACAAGCCTGCCCCTGGCCGACCCCCGCACGGTGGCTCCGCAAGGTGGCGAGGCCCTGCTGGTGGACGTGGGCTCAGGCCCGCTGACCCTGCCGCTGGCCCTCTGGATGGCAAGGCCTGAATGGCGCAGTGCCCCAGTGCGGGTGCTGGCGCTGGATACCTCGTCGCAGCCGCTTGAACTGGGCAAAACCCTTATGGAAGTTCTGGGCGAGCTGACGGGCCAGCCCGTATGGCCTGTGCGCGTGGCCCGCGCGCCTCTTGATCAGGTTGTGCGGCAGACCGCCCCTCTGCTTTCTGGCGGGCGGGCGCGCCCGTGGCTGGTCAGCGCCGCCAACGTGCTCAACGAACTGCGTTTTGGCAAAAAGCGTTCACGCGGCGCAAGCGCCATAGAAGACGAGGACGAATTTGATTCGCTGGACGCCGAGGACATGGATATTGACGGCAATCCAGCTGCGGGCGAGGCCGATGGTGAAAAGCCCGAAGGCTGCCGCGAGGATCGGCTCGACAGCTTCCTTGAATCCCTGTCGCCGCTCTTTGACCATGCGGACTTGCGTGGCGGTGCCACTGCGGGCAGCCCATCCCCTGTTGGGCCTTCCCTGCTGTTTGTGGAACCCGGTACGCGCCTTGGCGGCTCCACCATCATGCGTTTGCGCCAGCTTGCCGTTGACGGCGGGCTGACGGCCCTTGCGCCCTGTACACATCAGGCTGATTGCCCATTGCTGCGCGGTCAGGGCGGGCGCACATGGTGCCACTTTACCTTTGGCAGCGAAGGCGCGCCTTTGTGGCTTGAAGACCTGTCGCAGGCTTCGGGTCTTGGCAAAAGCGGCCTGAGCCTCTCTCCCCTGTTGCTTGCCGCCATGCCCGAGGCAGAAGCGCAAACGTCCGGTTCCCTGGCCGCCAGGGTGCTTTCCGCCCCCTTTTTGGTGCCGGGTCTGGCGGGCAGGGCGCGCTACGCCTGCTCTGGCAAGGGGATACTGCTGCTGGAAAATGCCGAGTGTCTGGCCTCTGGTGATGAACTGACTGTTTCCATTGCCGCTGGCGGGCCACGCGACCGCAAAAGCGGCGCCCTGCAGGTGAGCCCTCCGGCGCAGCAGGGAGGAGCCCCCCGGCCGGAGCGCCGCCCCGGTGCTGATGAACAAGGGCGCAGGCCCGCGCCATACAACAGGGACAATAGAGAAGGCGGCAGGGATGGAACCCGCGATAGCACCCGCGAAGGCAATAGGCCCGCAGGAAAGGGCTATCCAGAACGTCCGTCCCGCGCCCCGCAGGGCGACCGCAGTCAGGGAGACGACCGCAGAGGGCAGGGTGGACGTCCGCCCCGGCCTCAAGGCACTGACCGCCCTCAGCGTGATGATCGTTCAGGCAGGGATGACCGCCGTGGTCGTGACGACCGTCCGGACTGGAAAGGCCGCCAGGATCGGCAGGGCCAGCCCGAGCGTTCAAACCGTTCAGATCGGTCTGAACGCTCGGACAGGCCTGATCGGCCTAATCGTCAAGACCGTCAAGACCGCAACAACCGTCAGGACAGACCGGGCGGACAGGACAGAAAGGGCCGTGGAGGCTCTTCTGACAACCGTTCTGGCGACAGGCGGCCAGGCGACAAGCGCTCTGGCAAGCCCACTGGCCCGCGACGCAACAAGCGCTAGGCACGCAGGGCATCAGTACTGATGATTGCGTTTTAGCAGCGAACTTCAGGGGGGGGGCTTGTGCCCCCCTTTCCAGTGCATGACGCACCATAGCTGCTCCCCTTGCAGAATTTTCAGTTCAGAATGTTCATGAGCCCCCTGTGAGGCCTTGGGGCATTTCCCACCTCCTTCGGCTGGGTCACCCGCACAATATTTTGTTCAAAAGAACTTGCCCCGCATATCCGCGCCACTGGCTAAAAAAACGGGCGAAGAGCGGTGGAAGCCTAAAGTTTTTTGTCGATATTAGCTATTCTTATTACTAATTTATGCAAATAATTAAGTATGTTAATGGTGCTATGCGGGTTTTCGGGGGCTTTTATTTGCATAGGTTCCGTGTATACTCAGCACTTATTATCAAACGCCGTATCTGAGCCGCCCTGCTGCGGCTTCTGTTTTGCGGTTAGTCATACGGAAACTTCGGAGCCGCTCCGGCGGCTGCATACCTTAAATACGAGGCTGTTTTTTCATGCTCACAATGCCCAAGAATTTGCCGCAGCCACAGTTGAAGCCCAATACGGAAGTTGTTCTGCAAAAGCGCTATCTGCGCAAGGATCTGAGCGGCAAGCAGGTGGAAACCCCGCGTGATCTTTTCTGGCGGGTGGCATCTTGCATTGCCGCCGAGGAAGCCAAGTACAACCAGTCCACCTGCAAGGGCGATGTGCTGGCGCGCGATTTCTATGACCTCATGACCAGCTGGAAGTTTTTGCCCAATTCGCCCACGCTCATGAATGCGGGCACTGATCTGGGGCAGCTTTCGGCCTGCTTTGTGCTGCCGGTGGGCGACTCCATTGAAGAAATTTTTGACGCGGTCAAATACGCGGCCATGATCCACAAGTCTGGCGGCGGCACGGGATTTTCCTTTTCGCGTCTGCGCCCCAAGGATAGCCGCGTGGGTTCCACCGGGGGCGTTGCCTCTGGCCCGGTATCCTTTTTGCGCATCTTCAACACCGCCACAGAGCAGGTGAAGCAGGGCGGCACGAGGCGCGGGGCCAATATGGGCATTCTGCGCGTGGATCACCCTGACATCCTTGAATTTATTCGCGCCAAGGAAAAAGAGGGCGAGTTTAATAACTTCAATCTTTCCGTGGGCTTGACAGAAGTCTTCATGCGCGCCGTGGAAAACGATGAGCATTACGACCTTGTGGCTCCCAATTCCGGCGAAGTTATCAACCGCCTGCGCGCGCGTGAGATTTTTGAGCTGCTGGTCAAAAAGGCCTGGCAGTCCGGCGATCCGGGCATTGTGTTTCTTGACCGCATCAACCGCGACAATCCTACGCCTGACCAGGGCGAGATAGAATCTACCAACCCCTGCGGCGAACAGCCCCTGCTGCCCTACGAGGCTTGCAATCTGGGTTCCATCAACCTTTCGTGTTTTTATGTTCCCGGTCACAACGATGCGGCTGATCCGGCCCGCGAGTGCATTGACTGGGCCGAACTCAAGCGCGTGGTGCACCTGTCCGTGCGCTTTCTCGACAACGTCATTGATGCCTCGCGTTTTCCGCTGGACAGCATCACTGAAACCGTGCGCAGGAACCGCAAGATCGGCCTTGGCGTCATGGGTTTTGCCGATCTGCTCTATCAGCTTGAAATGGCCTATGATTCGCAGCAGGGCCTTGAGCTTGGCGAGCGCATCATGGCCTTTATTCAGGAAGAGGGGCACAAGGCCTCGGCCCAGCTGGCTGTGGAACGCGGCGCTTTCCCTGCCTACGCCACGTCCGTGTACGCCAAAAAGAAGCTTGGCCCCTACCGCAACGCCACGGTAACCACCATTGCGCCCACGGGGACGCTTTCCATCATCGCGGGCTGCTCCTCCGGCGTGGAGCCGCTGTTTGCCCTGTGCTTTACCCGCAACATCCTTGACGGCGAGCGCCTTGTGGAGGTGAACCCCCATTTTGAGACGGCCCTTGCCGATGCCGGGCTGTTCAGCCATGAGCTTATGGATGCGGTGGTGGCCAAGGGGTCCATTCAGGAAATGGACTACCTGCCCGCCAAGCTGCGCAAGGTCTTTGTTACGGCTATGGATATCGCCCCTGTGTGGCATTTGCGCATGCAGGCGGCCTTTCAGCGCCATACCGACAATGCCGTTTCCAAAACCGTGAACCTGACCAACAGCGCAACGGAACAGGATATTTTTGATATTTACTGGCTGGCCTATCAGGAAGGCTGCAAGGGCGTGACTGTGTACCGTGACGGCTGCAAAAGCATCCAGGTGCTGGCCACGGGCGAAGGGCAAAAGAAAATGGACGGCGAAAGCGGCGCTGAGTCTGCGCAGTCTGGCCTGTCTGCTGCCCAGGTCGGCGCGGGTGTGCGCAAGCGGCCCGACATTGTGTGGGGCTTCACGCAGAAGGTGCCCACCGGGCTTGGCGTGATGTACCTCACCGTCAACGAGGTTGACGGGCAGCCCTTTGAGGTTTTTGCCACCATAGGCAAGTCTGGCCGCTCCATCACGGCCAAGGCCGAGGCCATTGGCCGCCTGGTGTCGCTGGCCTTGCGCTCCGGCGTGCACGTGCGCGATGTTGTGGCCCAGATCAAGGGCATCGGCGGCGAGCACCCCGTGTTTCGCGGCAAGGGGCTGTTGCTTTCCATCCCCGATGCCATCGCCTGGGTGCTGGAAAGGCGCTATCTCAAGGATGAGCACATCGGCGACGTCAACGACCTGCAAGCCCAGAACTGCCCTGAATGCGGCGAACCGCTGGTATTTCAGGAAGGCTGCCTTATCTGCCCTGGCTGCGGTTTTTCGCGTTGCGGGTAATGATTGGACCTGACTGACGGTAAGATATTTTGCTGGGTCTCTTGGGCCAGGCGGGGCAGAGCGATTTTATAAAAATCCGCGCCCACTGCTTCCGGCGGCTCAGGACAATCAGCAAACAGATCA belongs to Desulfovibrio desulfuricans DSM 642 and includes:
- a CDS encoding vitamin B12-dependent ribonucleotide reductase — protein: MLTMPKNLPQPQLKPNTEVVLQKRYLRKDLSGKQVETPRDLFWRVASCIAAEEAKYNQSTCKGDVLARDFYDLMTSWKFLPNSPTLMNAGTDLGQLSACFVLPVGDSIEEIFDAVKYAAMIHKSGGGTGFSFSRLRPKDSRVGSTGGVASGPVSFLRIFNTATEQVKQGGTRRGANMGILRVDHPDILEFIRAKEKEGEFNNFNLSVGLTEVFMRAVENDEHYDLVAPNSGEVINRLRAREIFELLVKKAWQSGDPGIVFLDRINRDNPTPDQGEIESTNPCGEQPLLPYEACNLGSINLSCFYVPGHNDAADPARECIDWAELKRVVHLSVRFLDNVIDASRFPLDSITETVRRNRKIGLGVMGFADLLYQLEMAYDSQQGLELGERIMAFIQEEGHKASAQLAVERGAFPAYATSVYAKKKLGPYRNATVTTIAPTGTLSIIAGCSSGVEPLFALCFTRNILDGERLVEVNPHFETALADAGLFSHELMDAVVAKGSIQEMDYLPAKLRKVFVTAMDIAPVWHLRMQAAFQRHTDNAVSKTVNLTNSATEQDIFDIYWLAYQEGCKGVTVYRDGCKSIQVLATGEGQKKMDGESGAESAQSGLSAAQVGAGVRKRPDIVWGFTQKVPTGLGVMYLTVNEVDGQPFEVFATIGKSGRSITAKAEAIGRLVSLALRSGVHVRDVVAQIKGIGGEHPVFRGKGLLLSIPDAIAWVLERRYLKDEHIGDVNDLQAQNCPECGEPLVFQEGCLICPGCGFSRCG
- a CDS encoding small ribosomal subunit Rsm22 family protein; translated protein: MSAKDDSFNDSDRRSRRSGEGTSQPRRQSPRRPDDRPVRRDGADGRFAGRDDRNAGRQDDRRDNRRDGRASDRRDDRPGSRPNSRPGSRPSRGQDERRDARRDGRREDHRDNRRDDRRPTDRPADRRDDRRQDGRSPSAPRDRYGRPALRPEKREGDRDVASSGQRNFERQNQRPTARSFESGAWPAARALFPPLSAEIQRILDMLPEALTKVWPLNTAHKRSLPDDVAQLSRLLTTERAGLARPYWSSPASISAYLYYFLPWNLVRLTRLLTSLPLADPRTVAPQGGEALLVDVGSGPLTLPLALWMARPEWRSAPVRVLALDTSSQPLELGKTLMEVLGELTGQPVWPVRVARAPLDQVVRQTAPLLSGGRARPWLVSAANVLNELRFGKKRSRGASAIEDEDEFDSLDAEDMDIDGNPAAGEADGEKPEGCREDRLDSFLESLSPLFDHADLRGGATAGSPSPVGPSLLFVEPGTRLGGSTIMRLRQLAVDGGLTALAPCTHQADCPLLRGQGGRTWCHFTFGSEGAPLWLEDLSQASGLGKSGLSLSPLLLAAMPEAEAQTSGSLAARVLSAPFLVPGLAGRARYACSGKGILLLENAECLASGDELTVSIAAGGPRDRKSGALQVSPPAQQGGAPRPERRPGADEQGRRPAPYNRDNREGGRDGTRDSTREGNRPAGKGYPERPSRAPQGDRSQGDDRRGQGGRPPRPQGTDRPQRDDRSGRDDRRGRDDRPDWKGRQDRQGQPERSNRSDRSERSDRPDRPNRQDRQDRNNRQDRPGGQDRKGRGGSSDNRSGDRRPGDKRSGKPTGPRRNKR
- a CDS encoding ASKHA domain-containing protein — translated: MQDKGQFDKPYSAFCQSNRRKPEECATLAFTGSVRHSWRMFVRLFSASDHAHADPCGAAPAAPAVTIAARPGQSLSQAIWLSGLVRPLPLCGGLGRCGRCRVRFVRHAPPCLPAEEDVFSAPQLEAGWRLACRRQVPAPDTSAAGGAAALDLELPPENLVLPAGAQATGHSSGHVITPPDLALAVDLGTTSLCWRALDMQGRAVAEGRTLNPQAGAGADVMSRLAVARAPEGRAVLAGLARRQLLGIMDSLAQSGAGRVTRLCLAANTAMTDIFLDRDVEGLCAAPYRLAHSGDETVALPGFPPLYVPPLPAPFVGGDVSAGLAALLEADVPRPFVLADLGTNGELALVTETGQLWLTSVPLGPALEGIGPECGHLAGPGVVTGFTLTPLGLAAQFYESASPDAENAADAARHHAAQGAVCPCPACQSANAGQNPEGLAAGPAAGAGVGSSGAVARGISATGYLSLLALLLRAGVLRDDGQFVANPVMPLARKLAAGLEQPNPAGEHPASGLPRSGARLRLPHGLWLAAADVEALLQVKAAFALALDALLRAADIPASNVAAVRLAGTLGEYVRPDDLETLGFVPAVLAPRIHAVGNTALDGAALLALHSKKIPPLARMCREAVVLPLVDEPNFHTDYLRRMRFGV
- the fliM gene encoding flagellar motor switch protein FliM; translated protein: MNKVLAQDEVDALLRGLSGGEIENETETQEDDSGIVSFDLANQDRIIRGRMPVLEIVNDRFSRLCTNALSNSVRKRVELNPISIDMTKFGEFMRSLPVPTSINIFKMDPLRGNAIMVVDSRLVFALVENVFGGAGSQPKVEGREFTRIEQAVVDKIVKIALENMEESWRPVHDVKLELVRSEINPQFAAIVPPSDVVVVITFEVELDTALGSMIICLPYATIEPIRSKLHASFQTERLEVDHAWVARLKERLLETPVEMKVHFGRTTITGNQLLRMQVGDIIVLDTDHEDMLNCTVAGVTKYQGLPGTIKAMKAFQIIKENEPQYT